Below is a genomic region from Fusobacterium nucleatum.
TATATGGGAGTAAAATTTCTTGATGATTTCAAACCTTGTAAAAGAATTCATATTAGATTAAAAAATGGAGAAGGATATGAAGTATGTAATTGGGGAAAAATTTCTTATAATTATGTTGACTTTTCTGGAGATATCGATAAAGTATTGGAAATAGAATTTAAAGAAGTTTTTAATAAAATAAAGTCTTTTATTGAAAATGGAGAAAAGAAATATAATTTTGAAAAACAATTAGATGAAATAGAATCCAACTATAATTTAGAAAAATCTGAAAGATATAGTTTTATTCTAAATAAGATTATAGAAGAAGAAAAATTATATTTATATAAAGATAATGAAAAATTTATAGTTAATGCAGAAGAAACAGCTATAAAAAATTTAGAAATATTTAAAACTATGAATTTTGAAGAAATAGATTTCTATGTGTTTTATGTTAATTATTTATCTAAAAAAGAAAATCAAGATAAAAAAGTATTAGTGGGTTTCAATGGGATTGATGGAAAAGAAGTAACTATGTCAAAGCTAAAAGATGATATAAATGAGATTAGAGATAGCAAGAGTACATTTATTTGATAAGATATCTTTTATGAAAGTTTTAACAGAAAAAAATAAGGGAATACAAAGAGGTTGAAAATGATGAAAATAGAAACTGTAAATAATAAAGATATAGTAATATCTATTGATCACCATAAATATATAAAAAAAACAAAAATATCACTTCTTTTATGGTTAATACTTCCAAGCATTATGATAATTTTGAATGTAACGCCTTTTTTTCTATTAATTATAGCAGAATTGTTTATTTTAGTAACTTTTACTATAAGTTATTATCATTTTAAAAAATATAATATTATCTTAGAAAAATTAATTGTAAAAGAAAATTCATTAGTTATACAAAATATAAATAATGATGAGAAAATAATATTTAATGAAGAAATAAAAATTGATGAGATAAAAGAAATATTTTTTAAAGATGAATTAGGAGTTTATTTTTCCCGTGGTGGAGGCTTAGGAGACAAAAGAAAATTTTTAAAGATAAAAACTTCTTACAAAATATTTTCATTTGGAATTTTAATAGAAAATGAAGATTATAAAAAAATAAGAGCAGTTATAAAAGAAAAATTAAAGATATAATTGGAGAATTTAAAAATAACATATCTTATGATGTTATGCTATAATATAGAGTAAAAAAATTAAAGAGGTGGTAAAATGAAACCAATAGTTGCAATAGTAGGAAGACCAAATGTTGGAAAATCTACTCTTTTTAATAACTTGGTAGGAGATAAAATAGCAATAGTTGATGACCTGCCGGGTGTAACAAGAGATAGGCTATATAGAGATACTGAATGGAGTGGTTCTGAATTTGTAATAGTTGATACAGGGGGATTAGAACCAAGAAATAATGATTTTTTAATGGCAAAAATAAAAGAGCAAGCAGAAGTTGCGATGAATGAAGCAGATGTTATTTTATTTGTTGTAGATGGAAAATCTGGGCTTAATCCATTAGATGACGAAATAGCATATATATTGAGAAAGAAAAATAAACCTGTTATCTTATGTGTAAATAAAATAGATAACTTTTTTGAACAACAAGATGATGTCTATGATTTCTATGGTTTAGGTTTTGAATATCTTGTACCAATTTCTGGGGAACACAAAGTAAACTTAGGAGATATGTTAGATATAGTTGTAGATATTATTGGGAAGATGGACTTCCCAGAAGAAGATGAAGAAGTTTTAAAATTAGCAGTAATAGGAAAGCCAAATGCTGGGAAATCTTCTTTGGTAAATAAATTATCAGGGGAAGAAAGAACAATAGTTAGTGATATTGCAGGAACAACAAGAGATGCTATTGATACTTTAATTGAATACAAAGACAATAAATATATGATAATTGATACAGCTGGGATAAGAAGAAAATCAAAAGTTGAAGAAAGTTTGGAATATTATTCTGTGTTAAGAGCATTAAAAGCTATAAAGAGAGCAGATGTTTGTATTTTAATGCTAGATGCTAAAGAGGGACTTACAGAACAAGATAAAAGAATTGCAGGGATTGCTCATGAGGAATTAAAACCTATAATTATTGTTATGAATAAATGGGACTTAGTAGAAAATAAAAATAATGCTACTATGAAGAAAATGAAAGAAGAATTGTATGCTGAGTTACCATTTTTATCTTATGCACCTATTGAATTTGTTTCAGCTTTAACAGGACAAAGGACAACAAATCTTCTTGAAATATCAGATAGAATTTATGAAGAATATACAAAGAGAATTTCAACAGGACTATTAAATACTATATTAAAAGATGCAGTTTTAATGAATAACCCACCTACAAGAAAGGGTAGAGTAATTAAAATTAATTATGCAACACAAGTTTCTGTTGCACCACCAAGATTTGTTTTATTCTGTAACTATCCAGAGCTTATACATTTTTCTTATGCAAGATATATTGAAAATAAATTTAGAGAAGCATTTGGATTTGATGGAAGCCCGATAATGATTAGTTTTGAAAATAAAAGCTCAGACTAATCATAGAAAATAGCTTCTTACTGAGTAGATTTCTTAACGATAAAAAATTAAGAATTCGCTGCAAATTTGACAAACTTGCTGACAAGTCAGCTTCAAACAAGTCAAGATTTGCTCGGCTCATTCTATTTAATTTTTTATCTAAAATCTACATTCGTAACTTGCTTATTTTCTATTTAATATCAATAAATTTTTATCACAAAAAAATTTTTTTAAAAAAATTTAAAAATTTTTAAACTTTTTTATATAGGGTCTCGTCTAAAGGTTATAGATAATAAAATTTTTTTCTCTCCCCCCAGAAAGAAAAAAAGCCCTCCTCGAAAGAGGAGGGTAATTTCCCATAATGATAACGACATAATATAGATAGCCTAATACATAGTTAATCCCACTAAAAAGTCCACCTCAAAAACGGACTTTTTTTTATTTTCATTTTAGCAAAAAAGTGATAAAATGTATTATTATATAGAATGGTGATAAAATGAATGAAAACTTAGAGAAGATAGAAAGCTATATTAAATTAGCAGAGAAGACAGATACAGTAATATATAGTAATCAATTTTTTCCAGTATCACAACTTAATAATTTAAAATATTCTGGAATAAAATTTTCTTTTAAAGGTTTAAATGAAGACTGTGAGAAAAAATTATTAGCAGTTTATCCTGAATGTTTTATAGAAGATTATTTGTGTTTTCCAGTGAAATATTTTAAAATAATAAAAAAATCAAAATTTATAAGCTTAGAACACAAGCATTATTTAGGAAATATTTTGTCTTTGGGAATAAAAAGAGAAATTTTAGGAGATTTAATAGTTAAAAATGATGAATGTTATGGTATTATATTAGAAAATATGTTTGATTTTTTAAAAGAAAATCTTTTAAGGATAAATTCTTCACCTGTTGAAATAATTGAAATAGATGAGAGAGAAGTTCCTGAGAATGAGTTTAAAGAATTAAATATAAGGCTATCATCTTTAAGATTGGATAGTTTAGTATCAGAACTTACTAATTTATCAAGAGCAGTATCAGTCAATTACATTGATTTAGGTAATGTTCAAGTAAATTATGAAATACAAAGGGAAAAAAGTTATAAAGTATCACTTGGAGATACTATAATAATAAAAAAATATGGTAAATTTAAAATTGAAGAGGAAAATGGCTTAACAAAAAAGGATAAGCTTAAATTAATTGTTAGAAAGTACATATAGGTGAGGATCAAATGAAAAAGTTTATAGGAATATTATTACTTTTTATTGTTATAGTTGTTACAGTCTTGTATTTTGCAAGAGATTTTTTATTGAAAGAATATTTAGAGAGAAAAATGTCAAAAGCAAATAATGCTCCTGTAACAATAGGAAGTGTTGATTTAGATTATTTTGAAGGTTATGTAACATTAAAAGACATCAAAGTTATGAGTAATTTACATAAAGATGAAATTTTTATTTCTATTGATGAGTTAAAAAGTTATTATGATATTGATTTTAGAAAAAAAGTTATAACTTTTGATGATACTGAAATAGATGGAATAGCATTTTTTAAAGATGCTAATTATGAAAATAGCGATAGAGAAGCTGTAGTCACTTTTGAAAATAAGGTTACAGAGGCTGAAGAAAAAACAAAAAGAGATAAGGTTTTAATGGAATTAAAAACTCTTTATCTTAATAAGATTGAGGAAAATCATTTAAATCTTGATGAAATTCTTTCAAGAGACTTAGTCAATAAAGATAATATAAGCGAACTTGAAAAAATTAAACAAAGTATTAAAAATATTAAAGAAAGTAATGAAAAAAATCTAAATATTTCTGATGTAGTTGGTGAAATTTCAAATATTGGAAAAAGTACAAAAAAATTAGGTAAAAACTTAAAACTTGATAATTTAAGTAAAACAGAAGAAGATATAAGAGAGAACTTGACATTGGAAGAATCATTAGATAGAGTAGTTAGAAATTTCTTAGATAGAAATAAACTTGTTTTATTTGATTTAGATAGTTACATTAATATATATTTAAACTTAGTCTATGAACAAAAAATATATAATTTATCTTTAAAATATAGAGATATTTTAGATGAAATTCGTTTGAGAAAAGAAGAAGATTCTAAGTTATCAGATGGAGATATTTGGGAATTATTCTTTAATAGTATAAGTGTTACATCTAATGTATATGGAATCAGTTTTAATGGTGAGGTTAAAAATTTCTCAACAAGATTATCTAAAAATAAAGGAAGTACAGAGTTTAAGTTATTTGGTGAAAAAGGAAATACAATAGGAGAATTTAAAGGTTTTATTAATTTTAATACTGAGCTTACAGAGTCTACTTTGAATATACCGGAGGCAGATTTGAAAGATTTGGGAAGTGATTTATTAAAAGGTGGAGAAGGAGTGTTATTCCAAAACTTATCTACAAATGGATATCATTTATCTATAAATGGAAGTGTACATCTAAAAAATATGAAGTTAGATATAGATAAAGTTATTCAATCTATGAAAATTGAAGATGAAGTTATAAAAGAAATTATTGCACCATTATTAAGACAGTTAAATACAGGAGAAATTTATTATAGCTATGATACTGATACCAGAATACTTACAATTAAAACTAATATAGT
It encodes:
- the der gene encoding ribosome biogenesis GTPase Der; the encoded protein is MKPIVAIVGRPNVGKSTLFNNLVGDKIAIVDDLPGVTRDRLYRDTEWSGSEFVIVDTGGLEPRNNDFLMAKIKEQAEVAMNEADVILFVVDGKSGLNPLDDEIAYILRKKNKPVILCVNKIDNFFEQQDDVYDFYGLGFEYLVPISGEHKVNLGDMLDIVVDIIGKMDFPEEDEEVLKLAVIGKPNAGKSSLVNKLSGEERTIVSDIAGTTRDAIDTLIEYKDNKYMIIDTAGIRRKSKVEESLEYYSVLRALKAIKRADVCILMLDAKEGLTEQDKRIAGIAHEELKPIIIVMNKWDLVENKNNATMKKMKEELYAELPFLSYAPIEFVSALTGQRTTNLLEISDRIYEEYTKRISTGLLNTILKDAVLMNNPPTRKGRVIKINYATQVSVAPPRFVLFCNYPELIHFSYARYIENKFREAFGFDGSPIMISFENKSSD
- a CDS encoding RNA-binding protein codes for the protein MNENLEKIESYIKLAEKTDTVIYSNQFFPVSQLNNLKYSGIKFSFKGLNEDCEKKLLAVYPECFIEDYLCFPVKYFKIIKKSKFISLEHKHYLGNILSLGIKREILGDLIVKNDECYGIILENMFDFLKENLLRINSSPVEIIEIDEREVPENEFKELNIRLSSLRLDSLVSELTNLSRAVSVNYIDLGNVQVNYEIQREKSYKVSLGDTIIIKKYGKFKIEEENGLTKKDKLKLIVRKYI